Genomic window (Verrucomicrobiia bacterium):
ATCGCCACGAGGGTTCCAAGACCGGGTTCGCTGACCAACTCGATCCTCCCCCCATGCCGCTCGACGACCGACTGCGCCACCGCCAATCCCAGCCCCGTTCCCTCGCCCGGCGGCTTGGTGGTGAAAAACGGATCGAATACCCGGCTG
Coding sequences:
- a CDS encoding HAMP domain-containing histidine kinase, which codes for MGDGDCQWASILFIDGGQGMGRAAISRVFDPFFTTKPPGEGTGLGLAVAQSVVERHGGRIELVSEPGLGTLVAIRLPLDGPGR